A genomic stretch from Dissulfurispira thermophila includes:
- a CDS encoding ankyrin repeat domain-containing protein — protein MKRIFSFELIILVLMTITYLIPLEAFATEMIPGEVLQEIRKMTVSSDQEIEISTTISRERGIIYVVKYIGDDYVDEIRLAKKGSFVNVVFYDITMPERVYKRGLSQNYQIMDAAKMGDIVGVKELLGKGADVNAKDSNGWTALIWAAMEGKIDVINFLISKGANVYVKDNMGWTALMRAATKGHTSVMELLINKGIDVNAKANDGWTALTEAAWYGHVSAVYLLLNKGADIDYAIIRLESQAIKDPEKTSYYKQAIALLERLRPKKEMVSQQLPSQVAVKQDIHPVIKSDIDELPTIVNKHKIIGDKDIAIIIGIEKYQGLPKSDYSKNDAKLVKDYLKALGFQERNIELITDEKATLSAITKTIEAWLPNRVKPDGRVFVYYSGHGAPEPKTGDAYIVPYDGDPNYLEVTGYPLKRLYAKLGELKAKEVIVALDSCFSGAGGRSVLAKGARPLVIMAAGAVLPSNIVVLSATQGTQISTSSPEKGHGVFTYYFLKALKEGKKTISEIYEHIKPLVEDEAKQLNVQQSPSINPDAEKLKGRFILRR, from the coding sequence ATGAAAAGGATATTTTCATTTGAGTTGATTATTCTAGTTCTTATGACAATAACCTATCTTATTCCTTTGGAAGCCTTTGCTACTGAAATGATACCTGGAGAAGTTTTACAGGAAATAAGAAAGATGACTGTTTCCAGTGACCAGGAAATTGAGATTTCCACTACTATATCACGAGAGAGAGGCATAATTTACGTAGTAAAATATATAGGCGATGATTATGTTGATGAAATAAGGTTGGCTAAAAAGGGCAGTTTTGTTAATGTTGTATTTTACGATATAACAATGCCTGAACGCGTATATAAAAGAGGGTTAAGTCAAAATTATCAGATAATGGATGCCGCAAAAATGGGGGATATTGTTGGAGTAAAAGAGCTTTTAGGCAAAGGGGCTGATGTCAATGCAAAGGACAGCAATGGCTGGACAGCATTGATATGGGCAGCAATGGAAGGCAAAATAGATGTTATAAATTTTCTCATAAGTAAAGGAGCTAATGTCTATGTAAAAGACAATATGGGCTGGACTGCGTTGATGAGGGCAGCAACGAAGGGGCATACATCTGTGATGGAACTTCTTATAAATAAAGGAATTGATGTCAATGCAAAAGCCAATGATGGCTGGACAGCCTTAACAGAGGCAGCATGGTATGGCCACGTATCCGCTGTATATCTCCTATTAAATAAAGGTGCTGATATAGATTATGCCATTATAAGGCTTGAAAGTCAGGCTATTAAGGATCCCGAAAAAACTTCTTATTACAAGCAGGCTATTGCTCTCCTTGAGAGGTTGAGACCGAAGAAGGAGATGGTCAGCCAGCAGTTACCCTCTCAAGTTGCAGTAAAACAAGATATTCATCCGGTTATCAAATCTGATATTGATGAACTCCCTACAATTGTAAACAAGCATAAAATTATAGGAGACAAGGATATTGCCATTATCATTGGGATAGAGAAATACCAGGGTCTTCCAAAATCTGATTATTCTAAAAACGATGCAAAGCTCGTAAAGGACTATCTCAAAGCATTGGGTTTTCAGGAAAGAAACATTGAACTCATCACAGATGAAAAGGCAACGCTATCAGCAATCACAAAGACAATAGAGGCATGGCTTCCGAATCGAGTAAAGCCTGATGGTAGGGTATTTGTCTATTATTCTGGACATGGCGCTCCTGAGCCAAAAACAGGCGATGCTTACATAGTGCCTTATGATGGAGACCCCAATTATCTTGAGGTTACAGGCTATCCATTAAAGAGGCTCTATGCTAAACTCGGTGAGCTTAAAGCAAAAGAGGTGATTGTGGCTCTTGATTCATGTTTTTCAGGTGCTGGTGGCAGAAGCGTGCTTGCAAAAGGTGCAAGACCACTGGTAATAATGGCAGCGGGGGCTGTTCTGCCATCAAACATAGTTGTTCTTTCTGCAACGCAAGGCACACAGATAAGCACATCATCACCTGAAAAAGGGCATGGGGTATTCACATACTATTTCCTTAAAGCGTTAAAAGAGGGTAAGAAGACCATTTCAGAGATTTACGAACATATAAAGCCTTTGGTTGAAGATGAGGCAAAACAGTTGAATGTCCAGCAAAGCCCGAGCATAAACCCTGATGCAGAGAAATTAAAGGGACGGTTTATTTTGAGGCGGTGA
- a CDS encoding nucleotidyltransferase domain-containing protein, whose product MMAGIKERALYLTEAENFALDEIISVLKTDWPSVKFKLFGSKVNGTFDEESDLDLLIILPCHVTNDIRRQIVHKVFDINLKYETNISVFIVSEDEWQKAPLSLLPIHAFVEEEGVVL is encoded by the coding sequence ATGATGGCTGGAATAAAGGAAAGGGCACTATATCTTACTGAAGCTGAAAACTTTGCATTAGACGAAATTATATCTGTTTTAAAAACTGACTGGCCTTCTGTTAAATTTAAATTATTTGGCTCAAAGGTAAATGGAACCTTTGACGAAGAGTCAGATTTAGACCTTTTAATTATACTTCCCTGTCATGTAACTAATGATATAAGGCGGCAGATAGTCCACAAGGTTTTTGATATAAATCTTAAATATGAAACTAATATTAGTGTATTTATTGTTTCAGAAGATGAATGGCAAAAAGCTCCGCTATCGCTTCTTCCTATTCATGCCTTTGTTGAAGAAGAAGGGGTTGTCCTGTGA
- a CDS encoding HEPN domain-containing protein, translated as MNEEESLKELVSYWLNKARESLDAAQDELKACRLSFSVNRIYYSCFYAVSAVLLQEKLRFKKHSGVRAAFHQYFVKSGKVSCEHGKLYDELF; from the coding sequence GTGAATGAAGAAGAAAGCCTAAAAGAACTTGTCTCTTACTGGTTAAACAAAGCAAGGGAGTCTCTTGATGCAGCTCAAGATGAGTTGAAGGCATGCCGTCTTTCCTTTTCAGTAAACCGGATTTATTATTCTTGTTTTTATGCTGTAAGCGCGGTTTTGCTTCAGGAGAAACTTCGTTTTAAAAAGCACTCTGGCGTAAGAGCAGCTTTTCATCAGTATTTCGTCAAATCTGGAAAAGTAAGTTGTGAGCATGGGAAATTGTATGATGAGCTTTTTTGA
- a CDS encoding caspase family protein — protein sequence MKKIFKFVSIFSLFILLSGCAASLENVKVEKVTLCENQRCRYLTDADSKEDLLVKIFNLLKDAEGRDNELFESDPVEKSFEKQGIKFFVQGGPIPGIARWNSVKFTDVLYIDRENMEIKFKIKDSATWIGIPVITANVEGNITIKSLTEIRLKYSGLSSGIVVGVSGSKVEWLIDYIDLDNKVIGAHYAISIAGLGFGGGSGYQLVKLKEGEIKQKPLVVADIKSISESKKVETPATTIEPPRIIPPALFTNVAFTETSGNRILEGGEEAVLRVEVENKGEGIAKDVQIILSGNQMLVGYLGQMKSVGDIGAKEKKIAEFKAVLPPQIPSGDLDLKIEIKEAQGFSPPETKTLKIAAMQAEKKEIVEVISEVPRLTFTTFLRDQNNNRVLDGGEEVLLKVTVENKGEGIAKDVQVILSGNKILTDYLGERKFIGDINPAEKKVVEFKAVLPAQIPSESATLRIALKDAMELSSSEVKVLKIAMRPKEIKEKEVVEVISVVNVDDIPLKTKNFERKDAFALVIGISKYREETIPQVKYASRDAEVFAKYLENIGGIPRGNIKVLTDTSVTKSDLEAYIEDWLARRATKDSTVFVYYAGHGAPDMENKEAYIVPYEGHPDFPSKLYPLKKMYESLNKLPAKEVIVMIDSCFSGVGGRSVAKSGPVH from the coding sequence ATGAAAAAGATATTTAAATTTGTTTCAATTTTTTCCCTGTTTATTTTGCTTTCAGGCTGTGCTGCCTCACTTGAGAATGTAAAGGTTGAAAAAGTGACGCTCTGTGAAAATCAAAGATGTAGATATTTGACAGATGCTGATTCAAAGGAAGATTTGCTGGTTAAGATATTTAATCTTCTAAAAGACGCAGAAGGTAGAGATAATGAATTATTTGAGTCAGACCCTGTGGAGAAAAGTTTTGAAAAGCAAGGTATTAAGTTTTTTGTGCAAGGTGGACCAATACCGGGTATAGCAAGATGGAATTCAGTGAAGTTTACAGATGTCCTTTATATTGACCGTGAGAATATGGAAATAAAATTCAAGATAAAAGATAGCGCGACATGGATTGGTATCCCTGTTATTACTGCTAATGTTGAAGGTAATATAACCATAAAATCACTGACAGAAATCAGGCTAAAGTATTCTGGACTTTCATCAGGAATTGTTGTAGGTGTATCTGGTTCAAAGGTTGAATGGCTTATAGATTACATAGATTTAGACAATAAGGTGATTGGCGCCCACTATGCCATTAGTATAGCGGGTCTCGGCTTTGGAGGCGGTAGCGGATACCAGTTGGTCAAATTAAAAGAAGGAGAGATTAAACAAAAGCCACTGGTAGTTGCTGACATAAAGTCTATTTCAGAGTCTAAGAAAGTTGAAACTCCAGCAACTACTATTGAGCCACCCCGAATTATACCCCCCGCCCTTTTTACAAATGTTGCTTTTACTGAAACCTCTGGAAACCGCATTCTTGAGGGCGGAGAAGAGGCTGTTTTGAGGGTAGAGGTTGAAAATAAAGGCGAAGGCATTGCAAAGGATGTGCAAATTATTCTATCAGGCAATCAAATGCTTGTTGGTTATCTTGGACAGATGAAATCTGTAGGGGACATAGGAGCGAAAGAAAAAAAGATTGCCGAGTTTAAGGCTGTTTTGCCGCCGCAGATACCGTCAGGAGATCTGGATTTAAAGATTGAAATAAAAGAAGCACAGGGATTTTCACCTCCTGAGACAAAGACCCTTAAAATCGCTGCAATGCAGGCAGAGAAGAAAGAAATTGTAGAGGTCATATCAGAAGTTCCTCGTCTTACATTCACCACATTTTTGAGAGACCAGAACAACAATCGTGTTCTGGATGGCGGTGAAGAAGTCTTACTGAAAGTAACTGTTGAAAATAAAGGTGAAGGCATTGCAAAGGATGTGCAGGTTATTTTATCAGGCAATAAAATCCTCACTGATTATCTTGGTGAAAGGAAGTTCATAGGAGATATTAATCCTGCAGAGAAAAAGGTCGTTGAATTTAAGGCAGTTTTGCCAGCCCAGATTCCTTCTGAATCAGCAACTTTGAGAATAGCATTGAAGGATGCGATGGAACTCTCTTCATCAGAGGTGAAGGTGTTAAAGATTGCAATGAGACCAAAAGAGATTAAGGAAAAAGAAGTTGTTGAGGTTATTTCAGTGGTAAATGTAGATGACATCCCACTTAAGACAAAAAACTTTGAAAGAAAGGATGCATTTGCATTAGTAATAGGGATTAGCAAATATAGAGAAGAAACAATACCTCAAGTCAAGTATGCAAGTAGAGATGCTGAGGTATTTGCAAAATACCTTGAAAATATAGGAGGCATTCCCAGAGGTAATATCAAGGTATTAACAGATACATCTGTCACAAAAAGCGACCTTGAGGCATATATTGAAGACTGGCTTGCAAGGAGGGCTACTAAAGACTCAACAGTTTTTGTCTATTATGCAGGACATGGTGCACCTGATATGGAAAACAAAGAGGCTTATATTGTCCCATACGAAGGACATCCTGATTTCCCATCAAAGTTATATCCACTAAAGAAGATGTATGAATCTCTCAATAAACTTCCTGCCAAAGAAGTCATCGTAATGATTGATAGCTGTTTTTCTGGTGTAGGCGGTAGAAGTGTTGCAAAAAGCGGGCCCGTCCATTAG
- a CDS encoding HEPN domain-containing protein: protein MRRDTENFITSAEYDLNTAGHMLKTGRYIYVIFMCHLSIEKMLKAVSAEVTGKTPPKTHNLLYLTKLGEIDFPERHFEFISKINNASVVNTLKISTNSLRLIQKI, encoded by the coding sequence ATGCGGAGAGATACAGAGAACTTTATCACTTCTGCCGAGTACGACCTTAATACTGCGGGACATATGCTTAAAACCGGCAGATACATATATGTAATCTTTATGTGCCATCTATCTATAGAAAAGATGTTGAAGGCTGTATCAGCAGAGGTCACAGGCAAGACGCCGCCTAAGACTCACAATCTACTTTACCTAACAAAACTTGGTGAGATTGATTTTCCCGAGAGACATTTTGAATTTATATCAAAGATAAACAATGCCAGTGTAGTTAATACCCTGAAGATTTCAACAAACTCATTGAGGCTTATCCAGAAGATATAG
- a CDS encoding nucleotidyltransferase domain-containing protein produces the protein MVKTAQEIKEIVERYAAELEKIGIRPQRVILYGSYAKGQAREDSDIDLIVISEDFKGRNLRERLEILGLAAGRVFEPIEARGYTEEEIIAKEDGSFLDEVVTEGLAVAL, from the coding sequence ATGGTTAAGACAGCACAAGAGATTAAAGAGATAGTAGAGCGATACGCAGCAGAGCTTGAGAAAATAGGCATAAGACCCCAGCGGGTAATACTTTACGGTTCTTATGCCAAAGGACAAGCCAGAGAAGACAGCGATATTGACCTTATTGTAATCTCTGAAGACTTTAAGGGTAGAAATTTGAGAGAAAGGCTGGAGATTCTTGGTCTGGCTGCAGGAAGGGTATTTGAACCTATAGAGGCAAGGGGATATACAGAAGAGGAGATTATTGCAAAAGAAGATGGGAGTTTTTTAGATGAAGTGGTAACAGAGGGTTTGGCAGTTGCTTTGTAA
- a CDS encoding ankyrin repeat domain-containing protein codes for MKMKDSLISLISVIFILLVGMGVTGCAALNYAAYKGDVNAVKDMLDKGANVKEGDIGGRTPLMEAAWGGHLDVVKLLVERGADVNAVYNPGGVS; via the coding sequence ATGAAAATGAAGGATAGTTTAATTTCTTTAATCAGCGTAATCTTTATCCTGCTTGTGGGCATGGGTGTGACAGGGTGCGCAGCACTGAATTATGCAGCTTATAAGGGTGATGTTAATGCTGTTAAGGACATGCTTGATAAAGGTGCGAATGTAAAAGAAGGTGATATTGGGGGTCGGACTCCATTAATGGAGGCTGCATGGGGAGGACATCTTGATGTTGTAAAGCTTCTTGTGGAGAGAGGTGCAGATGTGAATGCAGTCTACAATCCAGGGGGTGTCTCTTAA
- a CDS encoding caspase family protein, translating to MGYAALSGNKEIVKYLIDKGADIDKAIFWLGRTGNEFAIKENQAAKEFLQEFKKEMALAQQKGMQPVAIDITLQKKSDIDELPTIVNKHKIIGDKDIAIIIGIEKYQGLPKSDYSKNDAKLVKDYLKALGFQERNIELITDEKATLSAITKSIEAWLPNRVKPDGRVFVYYSGHGAPEPKTGDAYIVPYDGDPNYLEVTAYPLKRLYAKLGELKAKEVIVALDSCFSGAGGRSVLAKGARPLVIMAAGAILPSNIVVLSATQGTQISTSSPEKGHGVFTYYFLKALKEGKKTISEIYEHIKPLVEDEAKQLNVQQSPSINPDAEKLKGRFILRR from the coding sequence TTGGGTTACGCTGCTTTGAGTGGTAACAAAGAAATCGTAAAATATTTGATTGATAAAGGTGCTGATATTGATAAGGCAATTTTTTGGTTAGGAAGAACTGGAAATGAGTTTGCCATAAAAGAAAATCAGGCTGCTAAAGAATTTCTACAAGAATTCAAAAAGGAAATGGCTCTTGCCCAACAGAAAGGTATGCAACCAGTGGCTATTGATATAACCCTTCAAAAGAAATCCGATATCGACGAATTGCCTACAATTGTAAACAAGCATAAAATTATAGGAGACAAGGATATTGCCATTATCATTGGGATAGAGAAATACCAGGGTCTTCCAAAATCTGATTATTCTAAAAACGATGCAAAGCTCGTAAAGGACTATCTCAAAGCATTGGGTTTTCAGGAGAGAAACATTGAACTCATCACAGATGAAAAGGCAACGCTATCAGCAATCACAAAATCCATAGAGGCATGGCTTCCAAATCGAGTAAAGCCTGATGGTAGGGTATTTGTCTATTATTCTGGACATGGCGCTCCTGAGCCAAAAACAGGAGATGCCTACATAGTGCCTTATGATGGAGACCCCAATTATCTTGAGGTTACAGCCTATCCATTAAAGAGGCTCTATGCTAAACTTGGTGAGCTTAAAGCAAAAGAGGTGATTGTGGCTCTTGATTCATGTTTTTCAGGTGCTGGTGGCAGAAGCGTGCTTGCAAAAGGTGCAAGACCACTGGTAATAATGGCAGCGGGGGCTATTCTGCCATCAAACATAGTTGTTCTTTCTGCAACGCAGGGCACCCAGATAAGCACATCATCACCTGAAAAAGGGCATGGGGTATTCACATACTATTTCCTTAAAGCGTTAAAAGAGGGTAAGAAGACCATTTCAGAGATTTACGAACATATAAAGCCTTTGGTTGAAGATGAGGCAAAACAGTTGAATGTCCAGCAAAGCCCGAGCATAAACCCTGATGCAGAGAAATTAAAGGGACGGTTTATTTTGAGGCGGTGA